In Bradyrhizobium symbiodeficiens, the genomic stretch CCGTCATTCCGGACACCGCAATGACGGGAAGCCCCGGGGCGCGCTCGCGCAGGGTCGCGATGACGTCGACACCGCTGATGTCGCCAAGGAAGATATCGACGATCGCCGCGTCAAAGGAGCCTTCCGCGAAGGTTTTCAGCCCGGTCGCACCGCTGTCGGCCTCGGCAACCTCGTAATGATTGACCCGAAGCACGATCGCGACCATCGCGCGCACGTCCTT encodes the following:
- a CDS encoding response regulator, translating into MPRILIIDDQKDVRAMVAIVLRVNHYEVAEADSGATGLKTFAEGSFDAAIVDIFLGDISGVDVIATLRERAPGLPVIAVSGMTALDFMEQSPHLASVVCLQKPFRPNDLLQALRKAQAAAGGELPAAI